One genomic region from Stackebrandtia nassauensis DSM 44728 encodes:
- the sufC gene encoding Fe-S cluster assembly ATPase SufC, protein MSTLSIRDLHVSVNTGEGEVKEILKGVDLTINSGETHAIMGPNGSGKSTLAYSIAGHPKYDITGGSVTLDGEDVLAMSVDERARAGLFLAMQYPVEVPGVSVSNFLRTAKTALDGEAPKLRTWMKDLKGAMSDLQMDDSFAQRNVNEGFSGGEKKRHEIMQLELLKPKMAILDETDSGLDIDALRVVSEGVNRAKAETGSGVLLITHYTRILRYIKPDFVHVFVGGRIVEEGGPELSERLESEGYERYVAGAGAATVGE, encoded by the coding sequence ATGAGCACACTTTCCATTCGCGACCTCCACGTGTCGGTGAACACCGGTGAGGGCGAGGTCAAGGAGATCCTCAAGGGCGTCGACCTGACGATCAACTCCGGTGAGACTCACGCCATCATGGGCCCCAACGGGTCCGGCAAGTCCACTCTGGCCTACTCGATCGCGGGTCACCCGAAGTACGACATCACCGGCGGCTCGGTCACCCTCGACGGTGAGGACGTCCTGGCGATGTCGGTGGACGAGCGCGCCCGCGCCGGCCTGTTCCTGGCCATGCAGTACCCGGTCGAGGTGCCCGGCGTGTCGGTGTCGAACTTCCTGCGCACCGCCAAGACCGCCCTGGACGGCGAGGCGCCGAAGCTGCGCACCTGGATGAAGGACCTCAAGGGCGCCATGAGCGACCTGCAGATGGACGACTCCTTCGCGCAGCGCAACGTCAACGAGGGCTTCTCCGGCGGTGAGAAGAAGCGCCACGAGATCATGCAGCTGGAGCTGCTGAAGCCCAAGATGGCCATCCTGGACGAGACCGACTCCGGCCTCGACATCGACGCGCTGCGCGTCGTGTCCGAGGGCGTCAACCGCGCCAAGGCCGAGACCGGCTCCGGTGTCCTGCTGATCACGCACTACACCCGGATCCTGCGCTACATCAAGCCGGACTTCGTGCACGTGTTCGTCGGCGGCCGGATCGTCGAGGAGGGCGGCCCCGAGCTGTCGGAGCGGCTGGAGTCCGAGGGCTACGAACGCTACGTCGCGGGTGCTGGCGCGGCCACGGTCGGGGAGTGA
- a CDS encoding cysteine desulfurase: MSAVSARPEGVPDLDVDKIRADFPILSRQVNGKPLVYLDSGNTSQKPRAVIDAMSSFAEQHNANIARAVHTLGTESTTAYEGARAKVASFIGAPSVDEVVFAKNSTEAINLVAYSMLAASLERGGDPRFKLGPGDEVVISEMEHHSNIVPWQLLCERTGATLKWFGITDAGRLDESNLEELVTERTKIVSYVHMSNILGTVNPVARISQRAREVGALVMLDCSQSVPHLPVNVADLGVDFIAFTGHKMCGPTGIGVLWGKGELLSVMPPFLGGGSMIGTVTMEKSTFAAPPARFEAGTPPIIEAVGLGAAVDYLSNLDMRAVQWHEKELTAYALPKLETVPGLRIIGPRVPVGRGGCISFHMEGIHPHDVGQVLDSEGVQARVGHHCAKPVCARFGIPAATRVSFYVYTTQDEIDALVAGLEKTRKVFG, from the coding sequence ATGAGTGCCGTATCGGCTCGTCCCGAGGGCGTACCGGACCTGGACGTCGACAAGATCCGGGCTGACTTCCCGATCCTGTCGCGCCAGGTCAACGGCAAACCCCTGGTGTACCTGGATTCCGGCAACACCTCGCAGAAGCCGCGCGCGGTCATCGACGCGATGAGCTCCTTCGCCGAGCAGCACAACGCGAACATCGCCCGCGCGGTCCACACCCTGGGCACCGAGTCGACAACGGCCTACGAGGGCGCGCGCGCCAAGGTCGCGTCCTTCATCGGCGCGCCCAGCGTCGACGAGGTCGTGTTCGCCAAGAACTCGACCGAGGCGATCAACCTGGTCGCCTACTCGATGCTGGCCGCCAGCCTGGAACGCGGCGGCGACCCCAGGTTCAAGCTCGGCCCCGGCGACGAGGTCGTGATCTCCGAGATGGAGCATCACTCCAACATCGTCCCGTGGCAGCTGTTGTGCGAACGCACCGGCGCGACGCTGAAGTGGTTCGGCATCACCGACGCCGGTCGCCTCGACGAGTCGAACCTGGAAGAACTGGTCACCGAGCGCACCAAGATCGTGTCCTACGTGCACATGTCCAACATCCTGGGTACGGTCAACCCGGTCGCGCGGATCTCGCAGCGCGCCCGCGAGGTCGGCGCCCTGGTGATGCTGGACTGCTCGCAGTCGGTGCCGCACCTGCCGGTGAACGTCGCCGACCTGGGCGTGGACTTCATCGCCTTCACCGGACACAAGATGTGCGGCCCGACCGGCATCGGTGTCCTGTGGGGCAAGGGCGAACTGCTGTCGGTCATGCCGCCGTTCTTGGGCGGCGGCTCCATGATCGGCACCGTCACGATGGAGAAGTCGACCTTCGCCGCACCCCCGGCACGCTTCGAAGCCGGTACTCCGCCGATCATCGAGGCCGTGGGACTGGGCGCCGCCGTCGACTACCTGTCCAACCTGGACATGCGCGCCGTGCAGTGGCACGAGAAGGAACTGACCGCCTACGCACTGCCCAAACTGGAGACGGTTCCGGGCCTGCGCATCATCGGCCCGAGGGTCCCGGTGGGACGCGGCGGCTGTATCTCGTTTCACATGGAGGGCATCCACCCGCACGACGTCGGCCAGGTACTGGACTCCGAGGGCGTGCAGGCCCGGGTCGGCCACCACTGCGCCAAACCGGTGTGCGCCCGCTTCGGAATACCCGCCGCCACCCGGGTGTCGTTCTATGTCTACACGACCCAGGACGAGATCGACGCGCTCGTGGCCGGGCTGGAGAAGACACGGAAGGTGTTCGGTTGA
- the sufU gene encoding Fe-S cluster assembly sulfur transfer protein SufU has product MLDELYQEVILDHYRSPHGKGLREPFEGETHHVNPTCGDEITLRVHLDGDTVADVSYDSVGCSISQASASVLYDLVNGKSVDQAMFALDEFSRLMTGKGETEPDEDVLEDAVAFAGVSKFPARVKCALLSWMAFKDAAIRAGAKTTAEATSGEAND; this is encoded by the coding sequence ATGCTGGACGAGCTGTACCAGGAGGTCATCCTGGACCACTACCGCTCCCCGCACGGCAAGGGACTGCGGGAGCCGTTCGAGGGCGAGACGCACCACGTCAACCCGACGTGCGGCGACGAGATCACGCTGCGGGTACACCTCGACGGCGACACTGTCGCCGACGTGTCCTACGACAGCGTCGGCTGCTCGATCTCGCAGGCCTCGGCCAGCGTCCTGTACGACCTGGTCAACGGCAAGTCCGTGGACCAGGCGATGTTCGCGCTCGACGAGTTCTCCCGGCTGATGACCGGCAAGGGCGAGACCGAGCCCGACGAGGACGTCCTGGAGGACGCGGTGGCCTTCGCCGGGGTCTCGAAGTTCCCGGCCCGGGTCAAGTGCGCACTGCTGTCGTGGATGGCGTTCAAGGACGCCGCGATCCGCGCCGGAGCCAAGACCACAGCCGAGGCTACATCTGGAGAAGCCAATGACTGA
- a CDS encoding metal-sulfur cluster assembly factor — MTETETTEPETTEPAVKTSDKPKASVEDITEAMKDVVDPELGINVVDLGLLYGVHVDDDRVATLDMTLTSAACPLTDVIEDQTRSALTTGPGGGLVDDIRINWVWIPPWGPDKITDEGRDQLRALGFNV, encoded by the coding sequence ATGACTGAAACCGAAACGACCGAGCCCGAGACGACCGAGCCCGCCGTCAAGACCAGCGACAAACCCAAGGCGTCGGTCGAGGACATCACCGAGGCGATGAAGGACGTCGTCGACCCGGAACTGGGCATCAACGTCGTCGACCTCGGTCTGCTGTACGGCGTTCACGTCGACGACGACCGGGTCGCCACCCTCGACATGACCCTGACCTCGGCGGCCTGTCCGCTGACCGACGTCATCGAGGACCAGACCCGCTCGGCCCTGACCACCGGCCCCGGCGGCGGTCTCGTCGACGACATCCGCATCAACTGGGTGTGGATCCCGCCATGGGGTCCCGACAAGATCACCGACGAGGGCCGCGACCAACTGCGGGCACTCGGCTTCAACGTCTGA
- a CDS encoding glycerophosphodiester phosphodiesterase family protein → MSEDSLPASKTTKPRFRKLKITGIALLLLAGFVFVNNTSLLAFPGGDAPQLLAHRGMSQTFDMSGVDSDTCTAERINEPRHDYLENTIRSMKAAFDAGADQVELDVQMTKDDQFAVFHDWELDCRTEASGKTRDLTMAQLRKLDIGYGYTADGGKTFPFRGKGVGMMPSLDEVFDEFGSQELLLHIKSDDPAEGELLAKRLSTLSDKRLRAITVYGGDKPIAALREKMPKLRVMSKALMMECLGWYEGLSWIGTVPASCRNTQLHIPESYAPWLWGWPHRFGERMASVGTRVVLVAGSGEHSEGFDSAESLRRIPEDFTGMVWTNSIEVVAPRL, encoded by the coding sequence ATGTCCGAAGACAGCCTCCCCGCTTCGAAGACGACCAAACCCCGGTTCCGGAAACTGAAGATCACCGGCATCGCGCTGCTGCTGTTGGCCGGTTTCGTCTTCGTCAACAACACGTCCCTGCTGGCCTTCCCCGGCGGCGACGCTCCACAGCTGTTGGCGCACCGCGGCATGTCGCAGACCTTCGACATGTCCGGTGTGGATTCCGACACCTGCACCGCCGAACGCATCAACGAGCCCCGCCACGACTACCTCGAGAACACCATCCGCAGCATGAAGGCGGCCTTCGACGCCGGGGCCGACCAGGTTGAGCTGGACGTCCAGATGACCAAGGACGACCAGTTCGCGGTGTTCCACGACTGGGAACTGGACTGCCGCACCGAAGCCAGCGGCAAGACCCGCGACCTCACCATGGCGCAGCTGCGGAAGCTCGACATCGGCTACGGCTACACCGCCGACGGCGGCAAGACCTTCCCGTTCCGGGGCAAGGGAGTCGGCATGATGCCGTCCCTGGACGAGGTGTTCGACGAGTTCGGGTCACAGGAACTGCTGCTGCACATCAAGAGCGACGACCCCGCCGAGGGCGAACTGCTCGCGAAACGACTGTCCACACTCAGCGACAAGCGACTGCGTGCCATCACCGTGTACGGGGGCGACAAGCCGATCGCGGCGCTGCGGGAGAAGATGCCGAAGCTGCGGGTGATGTCGAAGGCGCTGATGATGGAGTGCCTGGGCTGGTACGAGGGGCTCAGCTGGATCGGCACGGTGCCCGCGTCCTGCCGCAACACCCAGCTGCACATCCCCGAGAGCTACGCGCCGTGGCTGTGGGGCTGGCCGCACCGCTTCGGCGAGCGGATGGCCAGCGTCGGCACCCGGGTGGTGCTGGTGGCCGGGAGCGGAGAGCACTCGGAGGGATTCGACAGTGCCGAATCCCTCCGTCGCATACCCGAGGACTTCACCGGGATGGTGTGGACCAACAGCATCGAGGTGGTCGCACCCCGGTTGTGA
- a CDS encoding protein O-GlcNAcase produces MQRHLIVTAAVVLILGASVTTALALPGDDADRLITGPASDPAAEKVARDALADLPSDVVVRIGTRHTDAKLAAEGFEIRVESGEILLDGADAAGVFYGAQELRERARSGRLDDGVIRQEPSMRYRGLIEGFYGTPWTHAERLDLMDYLGSHRMNTYAYAPKDDPYHREKWREPYPADKLAELGELVERAQANHVDFAFALSPGLSICYTSQDDYDALIAKFDSLYDLGVRQFNIPLDDIDYDTWHCDGDAEEYGSGPAAAGRAQAELLTRVQTEWAANKDGVAPMQMVPTEYFDNEDSPYKEALRDMHSDVVVMWTGVGVIPTTITREQAARAREVFGHEILIWDNYPVNDYIAGRLPLGAYTGRENGLSAEVSGVISNPMNQPEVSKVALYSFGEYGWDDESYQAEESWERALSEAAGGSEEVVDALRRFADLNQYDETLHQEPAPELAAALDAFWEAWDAGDHDAAAERFDAVLADLAAAPDVIREGAADPAFAEQARAWLDAAELWVSAMRHSLTGMVREVNGDPEGACEAIAEATSDVEAAKEIRDDREPHSTTHPRIADGVADAYIDAAAGHAGCG; encoded by the coding sequence ATGCAGAGACATCTCATCGTCACGGCAGCGGTCGTGCTCATCCTCGGCGCTTCGGTGACGACCGCTCTGGCCCTGCCCGGAGACGACGCCGACCGGTTGATCACCGGACCGGCCTCCGACCCGGCGGCCGAGAAGGTGGCCCGCGACGCGCTGGCGGACCTTCCCTCGGATGTGGTGGTGCGCATCGGTACCCGGCACACCGATGCGAAACTCGCCGCCGAGGGCTTCGAGATCCGCGTCGAGTCGGGCGAGATCCTGCTCGACGGCGCCGACGCGGCCGGTGTCTTCTACGGCGCGCAGGAGCTGCGGGAGCGCGCCCGCTCGGGCCGCCTGGACGACGGGGTGATCCGGCAGGAGCCGTCCATGCGCTACCGGGGCCTCATCGAGGGCTTCTACGGCACGCCGTGGACCCACGCTGAGCGGCTCGACCTGATGGACTACCTCGGCAGCCACCGGATGAACACCTACGCCTACGCGCCCAAGGACGACCCGTACCACCGGGAGAAGTGGCGCGAGCCCTACCCGGCCGACAAGCTCGCCGAACTGGGGGAGCTCGTCGAACGCGCCCAGGCCAACCACGTGGACTTCGCGTTCGCGCTGTCGCCGGGACTGTCGATCTGTTACACCTCCCAGGACGACTACGACGCCCTCATCGCGAAGTTCGACTCGCTGTACGACCTCGGGGTGCGGCAGTTCAACATCCCGCTGGACGACATCGACTACGACACCTGGCACTGCGACGGCGACGCCGAGGAGTACGGCAGCGGCCCGGCCGCCGCCGGACGGGCCCAGGCCGAACTGCTCACCCGGGTGCAGACCGAATGGGCCGCGAACAAGGACGGCGTCGCCCCGATGCAGATGGTGCCCACCGAGTACTTCGACAACGAGGACTCCCCGTACAAGGAAGCCCTGCGCGACATGCACTCCGACGTCGTCGTCATGTGGACCGGCGTCGGCGTGATCCCCACGACCATCACCCGCGAGCAGGCGGCGCGGGCCCGCGAGGTCTTCGGGCACGAGATCCTGATCTGGGACAACTACCCGGTCAACGACTACATCGCCGGACGGCTCCCGCTTGGCGCCTACACCGGACGCGAGAACGGCCTGTCGGCCGAGGTCAGCGGCGTCATCTCCAACCCGATGAACCAGCCCGAGGTCAGCAAGGTGGCGCTGTACTCCTTCGGCGAGTACGGCTGGGACGACGAGTCCTACCAGGCGGAGGAGTCGTGGGAGCGGGCGTTGTCCGAGGCTGCCGGGGGATCGGAGGAGGTCGTCGACGCCCTGCGGCGCTTCGCGGATCTCAACCAGTACGACGAGACCCTGCACCAGGAACCGGCTCCGGAACTGGCCGCCGCCCTGGACGCGTTCTGGGAGGCCTGGGACGCCGGGGACCACGACGCCGCCGCTGAGCGGTTCGACGCGGTGCTGGCCGACCTGGCCGCGGCGCCCGACGTGATCCGCGAGGGCGCGGCCGACCCGGCCTTCGCCGAACAGGCCAGGGCCTGGCTCGACGCGGCCGAACTGTGGGTCTCGGCGATGCGGCACTCGCTGACCGGCATGGTCCGGGAGGTCAACGGCGACCCCGAGGGCGCGTGCGAGGCGATCGCCGAGGCCACCTCGGATGTGGAGGCGGCCAAGGAGATCCGCGACGACCGCGAACCGCACTCCACGACCCACCCCCGTATCGCCGACGGCGTCGCCGACGCCTACATCGACGCCGCCGCCGGACACGCGGGCTGCGGCTGA
- a CDS encoding cupin domain-containing protein, with protein sequence MTWTTIAANWNHGCAVESHARPAVDPGLAFTVLRTACEPYLRGMRHYALPSVSFDADGELISAPGDRLPSSGDSDLDGYRDRLSSRAANWRLRAVEPLFTDYRLWHRVREQLTPLWSIVGMPVLPVASELIVAAGDVGLCESEASHLNLVFVLDGRVTLLDDGTEQELSEGDVVRIPAAGTAALRSSTASLSLRLRIPVDRRLPTADAVRLISRVVAAEAAELDEPVPELSFPPPTDGEELKLPAETVAPQRPPHRADYRAEAERLSRVWWAGRASAAGLDPVPDPAEPPPLRLEQRVRARVPVLVLPGEEPDQQLWAVNGMAFSVAGPTPGLVLDRLRGNDSVEVAELCRDADGQDNGAGPLLDRLRELRAIEIVEETP encoded by the coding sequence ATGACCTGGACGACAATCGCCGCGAACTGGAACCACGGCTGCGCGGTGGAATCGCACGCGCGACCGGCGGTGGACCCCGGGCTCGCCTTCACGGTGCTGCGCACCGCCTGCGAGCCGTACCTGCGGGGAATGCGGCACTACGCGCTGCCCTCGGTGAGTTTCGACGCCGACGGCGAGCTGATATCCGCGCCGGGTGACCGGCTGCCGTCGTCCGGCGATTCCGACCTCGACGGCTACCGGGACCGGCTGTCGTCGCGGGCGGCGAACTGGCGGCTGCGGGCCGTCGAGCCGCTGTTCACCGACTATCGGCTGTGGCACCGGGTCCGCGAGCAACTGACGCCACTGTGGTCGATCGTGGGCATGCCCGTCCTGCCGGTGGCCTCCGAGTTGATCGTCGCCGCCGGTGACGTCGGGTTGTGCGAATCCGAGGCGTCCCACCTGAACCTGGTGTTCGTGCTGGACGGACGCGTAACACTGCTGGACGACGGAACCGAGCAGGAACTGTCCGAAGGGGATGTGGTGCGGATTCCGGCGGCGGGAACCGCCGCGCTGCGCTCCTCGACGGCGAGTCTGTCGCTGCGGCTGCGGATCCCCGTCGACCGGCGACTGCCCACCGCCGACGCGGTGAGGCTGATCAGCCGGGTCGTCGCCGCCGAGGCCGCCGAACTGGACGAACCGGTGCCCGAACTGTCCTTCCCACCACCGACAGACGGCGAGGAACTCAAGCTCCCCGCTGAAACCGTTGCCCCGCAACGACCTCCGCATCGCGCGGACTACCGCGCCGAGGCCGAACGGCTCAGCCGGGTGTGGTGGGCGGGCCGGGCCAGCGCGGCGGGTCTCGATCCGGTTCCCGACCCCGCCGAACCACCACCGCTGCGTCTCGAACAGCGGGTGCGGGCGCGCGTCCCGGTGCTGGTGCTGCCCGGCGAGGAACCGGACCAGCAACTGTGGGCGGTCAACGGTATGGCCTTCAGTGTGGCCGGGCCGACACCGGGATTGGTGCTGGATCGGTTGCGCGGCAACGATTCGGTCGAGGTGGCCGAACTGTGCCGGGACGCCGACGGCCAGGACAACGGCGCCGGGCCGCTGCTGGACCGGTTGCGCGAACTGCGTGCCATCGAGATCGTCGAGGAGACACCATGA